A single Arachidicoccus sp. BS20 DNA region contains:
- a CDS encoding fatty acid desaturase family protein, translating into METLVKPVYIKAPKDDIYKKIQAEVKQNILGDKVIYRHNIAKAVAYLLMFLISYCSILIFGNNILLLFLFYVLSGISMILIFVNAFHDAAHGALFRNKKLNHIFCYVLELFGSNNFVWRKRHLMLHHPYPNIPNWDVDIKQSDIVRVFPNSKFLPMHKYQHIYMWFLYPFYTLNWIFVRDFKDFFGTKDNYLKRVLEIPKIEYYKLFAAKLFNLFYMIAVPALVLQEQHWYTILLAWLVMHLVASSFGVVALLSTHADEEAHFPEPDEGGHMKNTWFMHQLEVTKDFSADSNFANLLFGGFTHHVAHHLFPGVAHTYYPKITKIIRRYAKEYHLPYRCYPFYSAMRSHFRLLKNNASENNLFKKGEL; encoded by the coding sequence ATGGAAACATTGGTTAAACCTGTTTATATCAAAGCGCCTAAAGATGATATTTATAAAAAAATTCAAGCCGAAGTAAAACAGAATATACTGGGCGATAAAGTCATTTACCGCCACAATATTGCAAAAGCGGTTGCTTATTTATTAATGTTCCTTATATCTTATTGCAGCATTTTAATCTTCGGAAATAATATTTTATTGCTGTTTCTTTTTTATGTCCTGAGCGGCATTTCCATGATATTGATTTTTGTAAATGCTTTCCATGATGCGGCGCACGGTGCGCTTTTCAGAAACAAAAAGCTGAATCATATTTTCTGTTACGTGCTGGAACTATTTGGCAGCAATAATTTTGTTTGGCGCAAGCGTCATCTCATGTTGCACCATCCTTATCCGAATATTCCGAACTGGGATGTTGATATAAAACAAAGCGACATTGTGCGCGTTTTTCCCAACAGTAAATTTTTGCCGATGCATAAATACCAACATATTTATATGTGGTTTTTGTATCCGTTTTACACGCTCAACTGGATATTTGTGCGCGATTTCAAAGATTTCTTCGGCACAAAAGACAATTACCTGAAACGTGTTTTAGAGATTCCGAAAATTGAATATTACAAACTGTTTGCAGCTAAGCTGTTCAACCTTTTTTATATGATTGCCGTGCCGGCATTAGTATTACAAGAACAACATTGGTACACGATTTTGTTGGCGTGGCTTGTAATGCATCTTGTTGCGAGCAGCTTCGGCGTAGTTGCCCTGCTTTCTACGCACGCTGACGAAGAAGCGCATTTTCCCGAACCTGACGAAGGTGGACACATGAAGAACACCTGGTTTATGCACCAGCTGGAAGTAACCAAAGATTTCAGCGCGGATAGCAATTTTGCTAATCTGCTGTTCGGCGGATTTACGCATCATGTGGCGCACCATTTGTTTCCGGGCGTGGCACACACTTATTACCCGAAGATTACGAAAATTATCCGCAGGTATGCAAAAGAATATCATTTGCCATATCGCTGCTATCCATTTTATTCAGCCATGCGGTCGCATTTCAGACTGCTGAAAAATAATGCAAGTGAAAATAATTTGTTTAAAAAAGGAGAGCTGTGA
- a CDS encoding site-specific integrase, protein MEQTHTFSVDFLIRKSKTDKSKAFIYARITLDGEPKEISIQEEIKTRDWDTKAEIVKGRSVEAKSINEHIEQVRTGIKQKYRELKLANELLTADAVKQAYLGKQFSLKGHKLKELLDYYKKIWEPKLENGGFKNYKTTIDYAKRFLDFHFKTTQDVYLSQINMAFMTEFEHFIRNHPMKEADPCLGNGLGKHIQRFKTIIRWSKTIQWSKDNQIIEYPTNIKKNKRKKLSIEQLVTLENQVMLNEKLQFVKDLFLYSCYTGLAYAEVMKLDDSHFEWDTNEVTWCLIYRDKTDGLCPVPLIKSANTILNKYRALRNPEITRVFPRISNKHVNDYLKIIQEICGIPFDLTFHIARHTFAKTVALKNGIPLETVQMMLGHTKISTTQIYADVDEEKILDDTFDLEEKLERKRARVMEHLQQARV, encoded by the coding sequence ATGGAACAGACACACACATTCTCTGTCGATTTCCTTATAAGGAAGTCCAAGACAGACAAGAGCAAAGCATTTATTTATGCGCGTATTACGCTTGACGGCGAACCGAAAGAAATTTCCATTCAGGAAGAAATCAAAACCAGAGACTGGGATACAAAAGCTGAAATAGTCAAAGGTCGTTCGGTAGAAGCGAAGTCTATCAATGAACACATTGAGCAAGTACGCACCGGCATTAAACAAAAGTACAGGGAGTTAAAACTAGCTAATGAATTATTGACTGCCGATGCTGTTAAGCAGGCTTATTTAGGCAAGCAATTTTCTTTAAAAGGACACAAGCTGAAAGAATTGTTGGATTACTACAAAAAGATTTGGGAGCCGAAATTAGAAAACGGCGGATTCAAAAATTATAAGACAACCATTGATTACGCAAAGCGTTTTCTCGATTTCCATTTCAAAACCACGCAAGATGTTTATTTATCTCAAATAAATATGGCGTTTATGACGGAGTTTGAACACTTTATCCGTAACCATCCGATGAAAGAAGCCGACCCATGCTTGGGTAATGGATTAGGCAAGCATATCCAACGTTTTAAAACTATCATCCGGTGGAGCAAGACAATTCAATGGAGTAAAGACAATCAGATTATTGAATATCCAACCAATATCAAAAAGAACAAACGTAAAAAGCTATCCATTGAACAATTGGTTACTTTGGAAAATCAAGTCATGCTCAACGAAAAATTACAGTTTGTGAAAGACTTGTTTTTGTATTCCTGTTATACCGGGCTTGCTTATGCAGAAGTGATGAAGTTGGATGACAGTCATTTTGAGTGGGATACCAATGAAGTTACCTGGTGCTTGATTTACCGGGATAAGACAGACGGCTTATGCCCTGTTCCGCTTATCAAATCAGCAAACACGATATTGAATAAATACAGAGCATTAAGAAATCCCGAAATAACAAGGGTATTTCCGCGCATCAGCAATAAGCACGTAAACGATTATCTGAAAATCATCCAAGAAATATGCGGTATCCCGTTTGACCTTACATTTCATATTGCACGGCATACGTTTGCAAAAACAGTCGCTTTGAAAAACGGCATTCCGCTTGAAACAGTACAGATGATGCTCGGTCATACCAAAATATCCACTACGCAGATTTATGCAGACGTGGACGAAGAAAAGATTTTGGACGACACTTTTGATTTAGAAGAAAAGTTGGAAAGAAAGCGCGCTCGCGTAATGGAGCATCTGCAACAAGCGCGGGTATGA
- a CDS encoding MT-A70 family methyltransferase: MKQKKKLYNIIYADPPWKFKFFADGFPNRTAESHYRVQSLEDLKQMDIPSIMAKDAVLFMWATFPLLPDALDLGRAWGFNFRTVAFTWVKLYKHNYKPFIGMGYYTRANAEIVLLFIRGKPLKRQSNKVEQVLISKIGQHSQKPHEIRERIVQLYGDLPRVELFARSRLGFFPDEEYKGWDVFGDEANHSIEI; this comes from the coding sequence ATGAAACAGAAGAAAAAGTTATACAATATTATTTATGCAGACCCGCCCTGGAAGTTTAAATTCTTTGCAGACGGCTTTCCAAACAGGACAGCAGAAAGCCATTACAGGGTTCAGTCTTTGGAAGATTTGAAACAAATGGATATTCCTTCCATTATGGCGAAAGATGCCGTGTTGTTTATGTGGGCGACCTTTCCCTTACTTCCCGATGCATTAGACTTAGGCAGGGCTTGGGGTTTTAATTTTCGTACGGTAGCGTTTACATGGGTCAAGCTATATAAGCATAATTATAAACCATTCATAGGAATGGGTTATTACACAAGAGCCAATGCAGAAATTGTTTTACTGTTTATCAGAGGTAAACCTTTGAAGCGGCAATCGAATAAAGTAGAGCAGGTATTGATTTCTAAAATCGGGCAGCATTCGCAAAAGCCCCATGAAATAAGAGAAAGGATTGTACAGCTATACGGCGACCTGCCGAGAGTGGAATTATTTGCACGGAGCAGGCTGGGTTTCTTTCCTGATGAAGAATATAAAGGTTGGGATGTATTTGGCGATGAAGCCAATCATTCGATTGAGATTTGA
- a CDS encoding malate:quinone oxidoreductase, whose translation MNNSYDTDIVLIGAGIMSATLGIMLKELMPGVSIEIYERLNEVAVESSDAWNNAGTGHSALCELNYTPERPDGTIDASKAVGIVDQFEISKQFWAYLVEQKLIENPSRFISPVPHMSFVWGDDNVNYLKKRYEKLQEYPLFQGMQFSDNHEQLKEWIPLIMHNRDASQKVAATKMNIGTDVDFGALTRAILDNLKNRDGVHLHTSHEVRNLKKQKDGSWKLKIKNLETEEVKCVTTKFVFIGAGGGSLSLLEKSHIPEGKGYGGFPVSGQWLRCTNPEVIAQHAAKVYGKPAVGAPPMSDPHLDTRMINGKRALLFGPFAGFSTKFLKNGSFWDLPLSIKWSNILPMLKVGLTNFQLVKYLIQQIKQTQSDRVNALRKFVTDAKPEDWELEVAGQRVQVIKNDPKKGGILQFGTELVAAADGSIAALLGASPGASTSVSIMLNVIERCFKSQFNSGEWQQKIKQMIPTFGESAMQNPALYLQAREHTAEVLKLVL comes from the coding sequence ATGAACAACTCATACGATACAGATATTGTGCTGATTGGCGCCGGCATTATGAGCGCGACTTTAGGAATTATGCTAAAAGAATTAATGCCCGGCGTAAGCATTGAAATTTATGAGCGGTTGAATGAGGTTGCCGTGGAAAGTTCGGATGCATGGAACAACGCCGGCACGGGACATTCCGCGCTCTGCGAACTGAACTATACGCCCGAAAGACCCGATGGAACAATCGATGCAAGCAAAGCGGTCGGCATTGTTGACCAGTTTGAAATTTCCAAACAATTTTGGGCATATCTGGTAGAACAAAAATTAATCGAAAACCCATCCCGCTTTATTTCGCCTGTGCCGCATATGAGTTTTGTTTGGGGCGATGATAATGTGAATTATCTGAAAAAACGGTATGAAAAATTGCAGGAATATCCGCTGTTTCAGGGAATGCAGTTTTCGGATAATCACGAGCAATTAAAAGAGTGGATTCCGCTGATTATGCACAACCGAGACGCTTCGCAAAAGGTTGCTGCTACAAAAATGAACATTGGCACAGACGTGGATTTTGGTGCGCTTACACGCGCTATTCTGGATAATTTAAAGAACAGAGACGGTGTGCATTTGCACACTTCGCACGAAGTGCGCAATCTGAAAAAACAAAAAGACGGTTCGTGGAAACTGAAGATAAAAAATCTTGAAACAGAAGAAGTTAAATGCGTAACTACAAAATTCGTTTTCATAGGCGCCGGCGGCGGAAGTTTATCATTATTGGAAAAATCGCACATTCCCGAAGGGAAAGGTTATGGCGGCTTTCCGGTAAGCGGACAATGGCTGCGTTGTACCAACCCCGAAGTAATTGCACAGCACGCTGCAAAAGTGTATGGAAAACCCGCAGTAGGTGCACCGCCGATGAGCGACCCGCATTTGGATACCCGCATGATTAACGGCAAACGCGCTTTGTTGTTCGGTCCGTTTGCAGGATTTTCTACCAAATTTTTAAAGAACGGTTCTTTCTGGGATTTGCCTTTATCCATCAAATGGTCAAACATTTTGCCGATGCTGAAAGTAGGCTTGACAAACTTTCAATTGGTTAAATATTTAATCCAGCAAATCAAACAAACACAAAGCGACAGAGTAAATGCGCTGCGCAAATTTGTAACCGATGCAAAACCTGAAGACTGGGAACTCGAAGTTGCCGGGCAGCGTGTGCAGGTAATTAAAAACGACCCGAAGAAAGGCGGCATTTTACAATTCGGAACAGAATTGGTAGCGGCAGCAGACGGTAGTATTGCCGCGCTGTTGGGTGCATCGCCGGGCGCTTCCACTTCGGTGTCGATTATGTTGAATGTGATTGAACGTTGTTTTAAATCACAGTTCAATTCCGGCGAATGGCAACAAAAAATAAAACAAATGATTCCGACATTCGGCGAATCGGCAATGCAAAATCCTGCATTGTATTTACAAGCCCGTGAGCATACAGCCGAGGTGCTGAAGCTGGTACTGTAA
- a CDS encoding helix-turn-helix domain-containing protein, giving the protein MELDLVTKEDLQKLRMQIANDMRDILKAQKPAETNVLTGYKTAQVRKILGCSYNTLVALRVSRQIRTKKIGGALYYNKDDIRKLLEEGF; this is encoded by the coding sequence ATGGAACTGGATTTAGTTACAAAAGAGGATTTGCAAAAATTGCGGATGCAGATTGCAAATGATATGCGGGATATTTTGAAAGCACAGAAACCCGCGGAAACAAATGTACTGACAGGCTATAAGACTGCACAGGTCAGAAAGATATTGGGATGTAGCTATAATACATTGGTCGCGCTCCGTGTTTCCCGACAAATACGAACTAAAAAAATAGGTGGTGCGCTTTATTACAACAAAGACGATATAAGAAAATTATTGGAAGAAGGGTTTTAA
- a CDS encoding helix-turn-helix transcriptional regulator — MAKKEIQAADIWNDKKLNNVKDFILIHSAKQSKERIIQNELLAIKYKIEDYIESDVPKQRMNILDFVEAYLSVLNVTKKSLAALFEMHDSNLYKYLTGERKLNTDFVLKLSAFSHIDPEYWLRIEIKNELFDIKKEEKKSKNYKKYDYKNLLETVE, encoded by the coding sequence ATGGCAAAAAAAGAAATTCAGGCAGCAGATATTTGGAATGATAAGAAGCTCAATAATGTAAAAGACTTCATTCTCATACATTCGGCAAAGCAATCCAAAGAACGCATCATTCAAAATGAATTGTTGGCGATAAAATACAAGATTGAAGATTATATTGAGAGTGATGTTCCCAAGCAAAGAATGAACATACTTGATTTTGTCGAGGCGTATCTTTCTGTATTGAACGTAACCAAAAAAAGTTTGGCTGCGCTTTTTGAGATGCACGACAGCAATCTATACAAATACCTTACAGGGGAGCGAAAATTGAATACCGATTTTGTTCTCAAACTAAGCGCCTTTTCACATATAGACCCGGAATATTGGCTTAGAATTGAAATTAAAAATGAACTGTTTGATATAAAAAAAGAAGAAAAGAAATCTAAAAATTACAAGAAGTATGATTATAAAAATTTGTTGGAAACGGTGGAATAA
- a CDS encoding RNA polymerase sigma factor yields the protein MNEQRIIHGCIAGDKNAQKIIFEKYAALMMSVCTRYIKNMHDAEELMLSGFLQFFNRLEKFEYRGEGSVRAWLQKIMLNECLMFLRKENNFQLAKMEDDLLQENTSAIDKLSADEIFSLILKLPVGYRTVFNLYVIEGMSHKEIARELNISEGTSKSQLSKARTMLQQMILKNENYGQEG from the coding sequence TTGAATGAACAGAGAATCATACATGGCTGCATTGCGGGCGATAAGAACGCGCAAAAAATAATTTTTGAAAAATATGCAGCTCTGATGATGAGCGTGTGTACGCGTTATATAAAGAATATGCACGACGCTGAAGAACTGATGCTGAGCGGGTTTCTGCAATTTTTTAATCGGCTGGAAAAGTTTGAATACCGCGGCGAAGGCAGCGTGCGCGCGTGGCTGCAAAAGATTATGCTGAATGAATGCCTGATGTTTCTTCGCAAGGAAAACAATTTTCAACTGGCAAAAATGGAAGATGATTTGTTACAAGAAAATACTTCTGCAATCGACAAACTTTCGGCAGACGAAATTTTTAGTTTGATATTGAAATTACCCGTTGGTTACAGAACGGTTTTTAATTTATATGTGATAGAAGGAATGTCGCACAAAGAAATTGCGCGGGAATTAAACATCAGCGAAGGCACATCAAAATCGCAATTGAGTAAGGCGCGTACAATGCTGCAACAGATGATTCTTAAAAACGAAAATTATGGACAAGAAGGATAA